The region CTGCGCCGACAGGACGCCGACACCCTGGTTGCGCACTTTCCAGATCGGGTTCTCGTTAAGCAGTCCTTCGTAGTCAGACATTTTCCCGGATATGATCTTGACGGCCTCGCGGCATTTGGGGACGAATTCGGGCGGCAAATCGCGCGAGACACCGCCGATTCGTATATAATTGTAGGTCAGTCGTTGTCCGCAGGTCATCTCAAACAGGTCAACAATCAGCTCCCGCTCGCGCAGACCGTACAGAAACGGCGTCAGGGCGCCGATGTCCATCGCGGTGACGCCGTAAAAGAGCAGGTGCGAGGCAATCCGGTTCAGTTCAAGCATGATCACCCGGATATATTCGGCGCGCTCGGGAACCTCGATTTGCGCGAGTTTTTCCACCGCGAGCGAGAAGACATAGTTGCACGACATGGCGGTGACGTACTCAAAGCGATCGAGGATGGGGATGCACTGCACATAGGTACGGTTTTCGCAGATCTTTTCGATCGCGCGGTGCAGGTAGCCGATCACGGGCTCGACTTTGACCACCCGCTCGCCATCCATCGTCAAAATCAAACGGCAGACGCCATGGGTCGACGGAT is a window of Candidatus Zixiibacteriota bacterium DNA encoding:
- a CDS encoding NADH-quinone oxidoreductase subunit D; protein product: MSTLRTEEFTVNMGPHHPSTHGVCRLILTMDGERVVKVEPVIGYLHRAIEKICENRTYVQCIPILDRFEYVTAMSCNYVFSLAVEKLAQIEVPERAEYIRVIMLELNRIASHLLFYGVTAMDIGALTPFLYGLRERELIVDLFEMTCGQRLTYNYIRIGGVSRDLPPEFVPKCREAVKIISGKMSDYEGLLNENPIWKVRNQGVGVLSAQDAVAYGVSGPVLRASGVNYDIRRNDPYSIYDRFDFDIPVHHNGDCYDRYLQRLAEIKQSLRIITQALDGLPEGEIQPKKKINAITFKPPAGEVYARIENSRGELGVYVLSDGTTKPVRVKTRGGSYNQLQALPIMIKDCLIADLVAVFASLDIIMPEVDR